Proteins from a genomic interval of Flammeovirgaceae bacterium SG7u.111:
- a CDS encoding DMT family transporter, with product MYSDQIKLHLIVFIWGFTSILGVLISIPSVEIVFYRTLISAIALVGVLWAFNKTPFIKWRMVLKLVGTGFLVGLHWILFFASAKVSNVSICLAGVATCSLFTAFLEPLIKKTSIKWYEVMIGLMVLSGLYIIFHFEFGHFLGLSLSLMAAFTAAIFSILNSNFSKAEDPIVITFYEMVGACLCCILVFPFYSNFLSESGSLQLDITLMDGIYLSILALVCTVLAFYVSVDIMKRVSAFNVNLTINLEPVYGIILAFVMFGEKEQMSPGFYAGTLVILVSVLLYPVLDKYLSKRRRRKQELTA from the coding sequence ATGTATTCTGACCAAATCAAGTTACACCTCATTGTGTTCATATGGGGGTTCACATCAATACTGGGCGTATTGATCAGCATTCCCTCCGTAGAAATCGTGTTCTATCGCACCTTAATTTCAGCCATAGCGCTTGTGGGCGTGCTTTGGGCTTTTAATAAAACGCCCTTTATTAAGTGGCGAATGGTCTTAAAATTAGTAGGTACAGGCTTTTTAGTAGGGCTCCATTGGATTTTATTTTTTGCCTCGGCGAAAGTATCCAATGTCAGTATTTGTTTGGCTGGAGTGGCTACTTGCTCTCTTTTCACCGCATTCTTAGAACCTCTCATCAAAAAAACAAGCATAAAATGGTACGAAGTAATGATAGGGTTAATGGTATTATCCGGCCTTTACATTATCTTCCACTTCGAATTTGGGCATTTCCTCGGCTTAAGCCTTTCCCTAATGGCAGCCTTCACTGCCGCCATCTTTTCTATTTTAAACAGCAATTTTTCCAAAGCAGAAGACCCTATTGTCATCACTTTTTATGAAATGGTAGGAGCTTGCCTATGTTGCATACTCGTCTTCCCTTTTTACAGTAATTTCCTCTCTGAAAGCGGAAGCCTACAACTTGACATCACGCTTATGGATGGAATTTATTTGTCTATTTTGGCTTTGGTATGCACCGTACTGGCTTTTTATGTGAGTGTAGATATCATGAAAAGAGTCTCTGCTTTCAATGTAAACCTTACCATTAACCTCGAACCCGTTTATGGAATAATCCTAGCTTTTGTAATGTTTGGGGAGAAGGAACAAATGAGCCCAGGGTTTTATGCAGGCACGTTGGTTATTCTTGTTTCGGTTCTTCTTTACCCTGTTCTCGACAAATACTTATCGAAGCGCAGGAGGCGCAAACAAGAACTGACAGCTTAG
- a CDS encoding LptF/LptG family permease → MKILDRYILKKFFVTFFFVVLILIAVICVIDYTEKSGDFLKNNLTFAFILKEYYLNYIPYMANTLSPIAVFITVVFVTSKMASHSEIIAILSSGVSFRRLIGIYVFGACILAAVTFYLVGWVIPKAAAGKVKFEVKYVKGPFYYDARDIHFRTSDSTYVYMQHYNNRVKTGFKFTLEKIKEQELLSKMSADKIVWDSTLQKWHIDKYEVYEFDGKKEKKWEGTNLDTALNVLPKYFENDYHLEETFTFEELDRFIAEQKLRGVGDIERFLSVKYERYAYPFAIIILTAMGVILSARKSRQGTGMQIAIGFMLAFVYIIFFIMSRNLAQKGGFDPMLAAWIPNIIFTFITTFMYFTVPR, encoded by the coding sequence ATGAAAATACTTGACCGTTATATCCTGAAAAAGTTTTTTGTAACCTTTTTCTTTGTTGTGCTAATTCTAATAGCGGTCATCTGCGTGATAGACTATACCGAAAAGTCGGGAGACTTCCTCAAAAATAACCTCACCTTCGCCTTCATCTTGAAAGAATATTATTTGAACTACATCCCATACATGGCCAATACGCTCAGCCCTATTGCCGTGTTCATCACTGTGGTGTTCGTTACTTCAAAGATGGCTTCTCACAGTGAGATCATTGCTATACTCAGCTCAGGCGTAAGCTTTAGGCGGCTGATAGGCATTTATGTATTTGGGGCATGTATTCTAGCTGCCGTCACTTTTTACTTGGTTGGCTGGGTAATTCCTAAAGCTGCGGCTGGGAAGGTAAAATTTGAGGTAAAATATGTAAAAGGGCCATTCTATTACGATGCCAGAGATATCCACTTCCGCACGAGTGACAGCACGTATGTGTACATGCAGCACTATAACAACCGCGTGAAGACGGGTTTTAAATTCACCCTTGAAAAAATAAAAGAGCAGGAGCTTCTCTCTAAGATGAGCGCCGATAAAATTGTGTGGGATTCTACGCTACAAAAATGGCACATCGACAAATACGAGGTGTACGAATTTGATGGTAAGAAAGAGAAAAAATGGGAAGGGACCAACCTCGATACAGCCCTCAATGTACTCCCAAAATATTTTGAAAACGACTATCACCTAGAGGAAACTTTTACATTTGAAGAACTTGACCGTTTTATAGCCGAACAAAAGCTTAGAGGAGTTGGCGATATAGAGCGCTTTTTAAGCGTTAAATACGAGCGGTACGCCTATCCTTTTGCTATTATTATCCTCACAGCTATGGGCGTCATTCTCTCTGCTAGAAAATCGAGACAAGGGACAGGTATGCAAATTGCCATCGGGTTTATGCTCGCCTTTGTGTATATCATTTTCTTCATCATGAGCCGGAACCTTGCCCAAAAAGGAGGGTTTGACCCTATGTTGGCTGCATGGATACCAAATATTATATTTACCTTTATTACTACCTTTATGTACTTTACCGTACCTAGATAA
- the pyk gene encoding pyruvate kinase — MSTVFNNTKIIATVGPASNTKEKLLELIIAGVNVFRLNFSHGAHEDHLKVIEAIKDLNKTFNYNITILQDLQGPKIRIGTMKEGSELKEGDDFMLTTKQEIEGDSTQASTSYTALPRDVKAGDSILIDDGKIELRVYKVSGQNVHTKVVYGGVLRSRKGMNLPDTDISEPSLTKKDNRDLEFGLEHDVDWVAISFVRTPGDVLELKRHIKEQGKKTKVIAKIERPEAIKNIKDIVKAADALMVARGDLGVEIQMEEVPLEQKRIVTYANEAAKPVIIATQMMESMIENPRPTRAEANDVANAVLDGADAVMLSGETAMGKFPVQTIQHMTNIIRVVEQNMDNIYNKYYEYDPLSQHFGSNILVETSTKLANKIGAKAIIGITDSGFTAFRLARHRPKADIFIFTSNKDLLSTLNLVWGVRAFFYNKEGAIDNIFADFEKILVKEGLLRKGDVYVNTGSLPLGGELHTNMMKFQIVE, encoded by the coding sequence ATGAGTACAGTTTTCAACAACACCAAAATCATTGCCACCGTTGGGCCCGCATCCAACACCAAAGAAAAACTCTTGGAATTGATCATTGCAGGGGTTAACGTTTTTAGGCTCAATTTTTCACACGGAGCACATGAAGACCACTTAAAAGTGATTGAGGCGATAAAAGACCTCAACAAGACTTTCAACTACAACATCACTATCCTCCAAGATTTGCAAGGTCCTAAAATAAGAATTGGGACTATGAAGGAAGGATCAGAGCTAAAAGAAGGCGATGATTTTATGCTTACCACAAAGCAGGAAATAGAAGGTGATAGTACTCAAGCCAGTACTTCATATACTGCACTGCCAAGGGATGTAAAAGCTGGAGATTCGATTTTGATTGACGATGGCAAAATCGAACTTAGGGTATACAAAGTAAGTGGGCAAAATGTACACACCAAGGTAGTTTATGGAGGTGTTCTAAGGTCAAGAAAAGGAATGAACCTTCCTGATACCGACATTTCAGAACCATCCCTCACCAAAAAGGATAATAGAGATTTAGAGTTTGGTTTGGAGCACGATGTAGACTGGGTAGCTATTTCATTCGTAAGAACTCCTGGCGATGTTTTGGAACTAAAACGCCACATCAAAGAACAAGGAAAGAAAACCAAGGTGATCGCTAAAATAGAGCGACCTGAGGCTATCAAAAATATTAAGGATATTGTGAAAGCTGCCGATGCTTTGATGGTAGCAAGGGGCGATTTGGGTGTTGAAATTCAAATGGAGGAAGTGCCTTTGGAGCAAAAAAGGATTGTTACCTACGCTAACGAGGCAGCAAAACCGGTGATCATTGCCACCCAGATGATGGAAAGCATGATTGAAAACCCTAGGCCTACAAGAGCTGAAGCAAACGACGTTGCCAATGCAGTACTTGACGGCGCGGATGCGGTAATGTTAAGTGGAGAAACTGCCATGGGTAAATTCCCTGTACAAACTATCCAGCACATGACCAACATCATTAGGGTAGTTGAGCAAAACATGGACAATATTTATAATAAATATTATGAGTACGACCCATTAAGCCAACACTTTGGCAGTAACATCTTGGTAGAGACATCCACAAAGCTTGCCAATAAAATTGGGGCAAAAGCAATTATAGGAATTACAGATTCTGGCTTTACCGCTTTCAGGTTGGCTCGCCACAGACCAAAAGCTGACATCTTCATCTTTACCTCAAACAAAGACTTGCTTAGCACTCTCAACTTGGTATGGGGAGTAAGAGCTTTCTTTTACAACAAGGAAGGTGCTATTGATAATATCTTCGCCGATTTCGAAAAAATCCTTGTAAAAGAAGGGTTGTTGAGAAAAGGTGACGTGTATGTAAACACTGGTAGCTTACCGCTAGGAGGAGAGCTGCATACCAACATGATGAAATTCCAAATAGTAGAATAG
- a CDS encoding geranylgeranylglyceryl/heptaprenylglyceryl phosphate synthase, which yields MANKIISNILGGKSKGRKQLAVLVDPDKVDKKKCETFCQLAAQAKPDVVLVGGSVITTGDLEETVNTIKENLAIPVVLFPGNSMHIASQADGILFLSLVSGRNPEYLIGQQVAAAPRLKKTDIEVIPTGYILIDGGVTTTVHYISNTQPIPHGNTALAMATSLASEMLGQQLVYLDCGSGAKNPVSSDMVKIVSDHLSVPLLVGGGIKTKAQAEIAYASGADMLVIGTAIEDKLGLMQEMCGVRDRFNA from the coding sequence ATGGCAAACAAAATTATCAGCAACATCTTAGGCGGAAAGTCAAAAGGGAGAAAACAGTTGGCTGTTTTGGTAGATCCCGATAAGGTGGATAAAAAGAAATGTGAGACCTTTTGCCAATTGGCTGCACAAGCCAAGCCCGATGTTGTGTTAGTAGGAGGAAGCGTCATCACTACGGGCGATCTTGAAGAAACCGTAAATACCATTAAGGAAAATTTGGCTATTCCAGTTGTTTTGTTCCCTGGTAATAGCATGCATATAGCCTCTCAGGCAGACGGTATTTTGTTTTTGAGCTTGGTTTCGGGACGAAACCCTGAATACTTGATAGGTCAACAAGTTGCAGCAGCCCCTCGGTTGAAAAAAACTGACATAGAGGTAATTCCCACTGGATATATATTAATAGATGGAGGAGTGACCACTACGGTTCATTACATAAGTAATACTCAGCCAATTCCACATGGAAATACTGCGCTGGCTATGGCTACTTCTTTAGCTTCTGAAATGTTGGGACAGCAATTGGTATACCTCGACTGCGGAAGCGGTGCGAAGAACCCTGTAAGCTCTGATATGGTCAAGATCGTAAGTGATCATTTGAGTGTTCCGCTTTTAGTAGGAGGGGGGATAAAAACCAAAGCCCAAGCTGAAATTGCTTATGCTTCTGGTGCGGACATGCTTGTGATAGGCACTGCGATTGAAGATAAGCTAGGACTTATGCAAGAAATGTGTGGGGTGAGGGATCGATTCAATGCTTGA
- a CDS encoding AraC family transcriptional regulator, translating into MEDYNKIIESLTSKFIRSGYLNVVKPVTITNYYDFQNTMLLLKSGSISFGPNNETLSPGDILFIPGGSNVRLTFGTGTAEEVTNEDFIGKKDDFVKPRTNSNGIMIETVASMASVSFDVKAFDSVHFFTSLDVPPFLLAQNGNITRLIDNINQELHENKIGSSRMTNLYIDQLVIDLFRYILNNNFFVEQLSTNINYFKDPRLIDIFNYIKENLAGDLSNKVLANVANVSEDYVGQYFKMLTGINPQDYIEYQRMEQAVSLLRTSKKSIRAIGTEVGYKDTAYFCRRFKMMFGIPAGKMRRRESLIDV; encoded by the coding sequence ATGGAAGATTATAACAAAATCATAGAATCCCTCACTTCCAAGTTTATCCGATCTGGTTATTTGAACGTGGTAAAACCAGTGACTATCACCAATTATTACGATTTCCAAAATACAATGTTACTTCTCAAAAGCGGGAGCATCTCTTTTGGCCCTAATAATGAAACATTGAGCCCAGGAGACATCCTCTTTATTCCGGGTGGAAGTAACGTAAGGCTCACATTTGGCACTGGAACTGCTGAAGAAGTCACTAATGAGGATTTTATCGGGAAGAAAGACGATTTTGTAAAACCTCGGACAAATAGCAATGGGATAATGATAGAAACCGTAGCCAGCATGGCCTCGGTAAGCTTCGATGTAAAGGCTTTTGACTCTGTCCATTTCTTCACCTCGCTAGACGTACCTCCTTTCCTGCTTGCTCAAAATGGCAACATCACAAGGTTGATCGACAACATCAACCAAGAATTGCATGAAAACAAGATTGGCAGCTCACGCATGACCAATCTTTACATAGACCAGTTGGTGATAGACTTGTTTAGGTACATCTTGAACAACAACTTTTTTGTGGAACAGCTGTCTACCAACATCAACTATTTCAAAGACCCACGCCTCATCGATATATTCAATTATATAAAAGAGAACCTGGCAGGAGATCTTTCCAACAAAGTTTTGGCTAACGTTGCCAATGTTTCGGAAGATTATGTGGGGCAATATTTCAAAATGCTCACTGGTATCAATCCTCAAGATTATATTGAATACCAACGGATGGAACAGGCTGTAAGTCTCTTAAGGACTTCCAAGAAAAGTATCCGTGCTATTGGAACAGAGGTGGGCTATAAGGACACTGCATATTTTTGCCGTAGGTTCAAAATGATGTTTGGAATTCCTGCTGGAAAAATGCGCCGCAGAGAAAGCTTGATCGATGTTTAA
- a CDS encoding tetratricopeptide repeat protein, producing MKEARIKKLQEFLKEDPNDPFLIYALAGEYLEKDPQKAIKQYEFLLEKHEDYFATYYHAANLYALLGDNTKAEETYKKGMEICQKLGEHHAYSELQSAYNNFLFDTDDL from the coding sequence ATGAAAGAAGCCAGAATCAAGAAATTGCAGGAGTTTTTGAAAGAAGACCCAAATGATCCCTTCCTAATTTATGCCCTTGCAGGAGAATATTTGGAGAAAGATCCTCAAAAGGCTATAAAACAATATGAATTCTTACTCGAAAAACATGAAGATTATTTTGCGACCTATTACCACGCAGCAAATTTGTATGCGCTTTTAGGTGACAATACAAAGGCAGAAGAAACATACAAAAAAGGGATGGAAATTTGCCAAAAACTCGGTGAGCATCATGCTTATTCAGAATTGCAAAGTGCATACAATAATTTCCTCTTCGATACAGACGATTTGTAG
- a CDS encoding electron transfer flavoprotein subunit beta/FixA family protein, whose product MKILVCISHVPDTTTKIKFVDNKLDKNGVQFIIAPYDDYALARAIELKEQHGGTVTVLNVGTAETEPTIRKALAIGADDAIRVDADPIDAFFVATQIAEVAKEENYDLILMGRESSDFNGGLVHGMVGEMLGVPSVSPCMKMEIEGTTGTLSREIEGGKEVLTVELPFVAGCQEPIAEWKIPNIRGIMMARKKLLKVVPATGVEGVTEYRSFELPAEKAGCKMVDADDMAGLVSLLKNEAKVL is encoded by the coding sequence ATGAAAATATTGGTTTGTATTAGCCACGTGCCAGACACTACTACCAAGATCAAATTTGTAGACAATAAACTTGATAAAAATGGTGTACAGTTCATTATTGCCCCTTATGATGATTATGCGCTTGCAAGGGCTATTGAGCTGAAAGAACAACATGGGGGAACAGTTACCGTGCTAAATGTAGGCACAGCCGAAACCGAACCTACCATCCGCAAAGCGCTGGCTATTGGGGCAGACGATGCAATTAGGGTAGATGCCGACCCGATAGATGCATTTTTTGTGGCGACACAGATTGCCGAAGTGGCAAAAGAGGAAAATTATGACCTTATCCTGATGGGGCGCGAGTCTAGTGATTTCAACGGTGGTTTAGTGCATGGGATGGTAGGGGAAATGCTGGGCGTGCCGTCTGTTTCCCCTTGCATGAAAATGGAAATTGAAGGAACTACCGGTACGCTTTCGAGAGAAATTGAGGGAGGGAAAGAGGTTTTAACTGTTGAATTGCCGTTTGTGGCAGGTTGCCAAGAGCCAATTGCCGAATGGAAAATCCCTAATATAAGGGGGATTATGATGGCACGGAAAAAGCTGTTGAAAGTAGTGCCTGCTACTGGGGTAGAAGGGGTGACTGAATATCGGTCATTTGAGTTGCCAGCTGAAAAAGCAGGTTGCAAAATGGTGGACGCAGATGATATGGCGGGCTTGGTTAGCTTATTGAAAAATGAAGCCAAAGTGCTTTAG
- a CDS encoding electron transfer flavoprotein subunit alpha/FixB family protein, whose protein sequence is MSVLVFVESDGGKVKNSSLEAVVYGREVAKLTSGSVVALAMGDGVSADGLASLGKYGAEKVFHASDSKFNEANINATSSLVASVAKESAAQTVVMARSSLVDAIASRVAIKLGAGVAANVVAVPDVSAGFVVKRGVYTSKAFANVSIPQSARVLTIAKNAVGLEAGEGTAEVVDFNTTIDDTDFTVKRVSVEKAEGDVLLPEADMVVSAGRGLKGPENWGMIESLAKTLGAATACSKPVSDMDWRPHHEHVGQTGIKISPNLYIAVGISGAIQHLAGVNSSKVIVAINKDPEAPFFKAADYGVVGDAFEVVPKLEEALKAAL, encoded by the coding sequence ATGTCAGTATTAGTTTTTGTAGAATCGGATGGCGGTAAGGTAAAAAACTCCTCTTTAGAAGCGGTAGTTTACGGAAGAGAAGTCGCCAAGTTGACTTCGGGAAGTGTAGTTGCCCTTGCCATGGGCGATGGCGTTAGTGCCGATGGGTTGGCTAGCTTAGGTAAATACGGAGCTGAGAAAGTTTTTCATGCTTCAGATTCAAAATTCAATGAGGCAAATATAAACGCAACATCTAGTTTAGTAGCTAGTGTAGCCAAAGAATCAGCTGCGCAAACAGTGGTGATGGCTCGTTCATCTTTAGTAGATGCAATTGCGAGTAGGGTGGCCATAAAATTGGGCGCTGGCGTAGCTGCCAATGTAGTTGCAGTTCCCGATGTATCGGCAGGTTTTGTAGTGAAAAGAGGTGTTTACACAAGTAAGGCATTTGCTAATGTATCCATTCCTCAATCTGCTAGGGTGCTTACCATAGCCAAAAATGCTGTAGGGCTTGAAGCTGGAGAAGGCACGGCAGAAGTTGTTGACTTCAATACGACCATCGATGACACTGATTTTACAGTGAAAAGAGTTTCAGTTGAAAAAGCAGAAGGGGATGTGCTATTGCCAGAAGCTGATATGGTTGTTTCGGCAGGAAGGGGCTTGAAAGGACCAGAGAACTGGGGAATGATAGAGAGTTTGGCAAAGACTCTTGGAGCGGCTACGGCATGTTCAAAACCTGTATCGGATATGGACTGGAGACCTCATCACGAACACGTTGGGCAAACGGGTATCAAAATTAGTCCGAACCTTTATATTGCCGTGGGTATTTCAGGGGCCATCCAACACTTAGCAGGGGTAAACTCCTCAAAAGTGATTGTCGCGATCAACAAAGATCCAGAAGCTCCTTTCTTCAAAGCAGCCGATTACGGAGTAGTTGGAGATGCTTTTGAAGTTGTTCCTAAATTGGAAGAAGCGTTGAAAGCTGCTTTGTAA
- a CDS encoding FKBP-type peptidyl-prolyl cis-trans isomerase, with the protein MKYAFTIMTAGLFLSILGACSNSEDEAAELVEAQKLIDDQLIQNYLSKNNINATKSYSGLYYVIIDEGEEGNDYPTSDATVTLEYKGYFLDGEVFENLGDREEAFVIGLWQLVDGIKEGVQLIKRGGEIQLFIPSHLGYGNNDQGIIPANSVMVYEIKLIDFE; encoded by the coding sequence ATGAAATATGCCTTTACAATAATGACAGCTGGGCTTTTTTTGAGCATTTTGGGGGCATGCAGCAACAGTGAAGATGAAGCAGCAGAGCTGGTTGAAGCACAGAAACTTATTGACGATCAACTAATTCAAAATTATTTAAGCAAAAACAATATCAATGCTACCAAATCATATTCAGGTCTTTATTATGTGATTATAGACGAAGGTGAAGAGGGCAATGATTATCCTACCTCTGACGCAACAGTTACATTAGAATACAAGGGTTACTTTTTAGACGGTGAAGTTTTTGAAAACTTAGGCGATAGAGAAGAAGCTTTTGTAATTGGTCTGTGGCAATTGGTTGATGGTATAAAAGAAGGGGTGCAATTGATAAAAAGAGGTGGTGAAATACAGCTTTTCATCCCTAGTCATTTGGGATATGGAAACAATGACCAAGGAATTATACCTGCTAATTCAGTAATGGTTTATGAAATAAAGCTGATAGATTTTGAGTGA
- a CDS encoding FKBP-type peptidyl-prolyl cis-trans isomerase: protein MKNTFIYLVFTFFTFWLAGCIGDPEPAVDYSERDEELISTHLAENGITNATRHSSGLYYTIDEPGISSTDSIIYNSPVVLHYEGRLLDGTLFDSSKERAAPAVLIPQNLIYGWQIALPLLNRGSKATLYVPSHLGYGNQQLGTIPANSVLKFEMEVLDFFPSTASYDTVYSVASAETIRMYLEKKNITDTEVTASGLHYRVLEEGTGTEHPALNDSIKVAYTGSLINDEEFDGTADGESISFILDNNLIKGWTEGVQKMKKGEKAQLIIPSPLAYRSNATGSIPANSVLIFEIELIDFGF from the coding sequence ATGAAAAACACGTTTATTTACTTAGTATTTACATTTTTTACATTTTGGCTTGCTGGCTGTATTGGTGACCCTGAACCAGCGGTGGACTACAGCGAAAGGGACGAAGAACTAATATCTACCCACCTTGCTGAAAATGGGATCACTAATGCCACAAGGCATTCTTCAGGCCTCTATTACACCATAGACGAGCCTGGAATTAGCAGTACAGACTCTATCATTTACAATAGCCCTGTAGTGCTCCATTACGAAGGGAGATTACTAGACGGTACGCTGTTCGATAGCTCAAAAGAGAGAGCTGCACCGGCAGTACTCATTCCACAAAACCTGATATATGGTTGGCAAATTGCTTTGCCTTTGCTCAATAGAGGCTCAAAAGCGACGCTTTACGTTCCTAGTCACTTAGGATACGGCAACCAGCAACTGGGAACTATTCCTGCTAATTCCGTTTTGAAATTTGAAATGGAAGTTCTCGATTTCTTTCCTTCTACAGCTAGCTATGACACCGTATATTCTGTTGCAAGCGCAGAAACAATTCGCATGTACCTAGAAAAGAAAAATATTACCGATACAGAAGTAACGGCATCGGGCTTGCATTATAGGGTGTTGGAAGAAGGGACGGGCACCGAGCATCCTGCACTTAACGATTCTATAAAAGTAGCATATACAGGCTCACTTATAAATGATGAGGAATTTGACGGCACTGCAGATGGCGAAAGTATTAGTTTTATACTTGACAACAATCTAATAAAAGGATGGACGGAAGGCGTACAAAAAATGAAAAAAGGAGAAAAAGCCCAATTGATAATACCTAGCCCATTAGCTTATAGAAGCAACGCTACTGGATCAATACCTGCAAATTCTGTCCTAATTTTTGAAATAGAATTGATCGATTTCGGTTTTTAA
- the speE gene encoding polyamine aminopropyltransferase yields the protein MNKQANTTEQLKSLGKHIIAEYFGCEKTLLNDVVFIEKSMIEAAKKANATIINSTFHHFSPYGVSGVVVIQESHLAIHTWPEYGFASVDIFTCGEDIDPWVSSEYLSEALQADHYSPIEMLRGQKHLLPQPALPEGLDSYEKAEHEGRELWFTERTKNMALSVRHSGELLFRTQSEFQKIEVYQTELFGKMLVLDGVIATTEKDEAAYHEMLAHVPLLSHSTPQNILVVGGGDGGIVKQVLMHPEVENVTVLEQDEEIVAVSKRFFPSIAAQGLENKKTSLVLMDAFKFFKKVQKESLDIILVDTADAVGIGEGINGGELFSLAYEALKQDGILVTQAGSPNLNDYQFKEVFQSLKQQFGKENVRCYLTSIPTYPSGMWGLALCKKGSPTIQIDSKKQKNLVENHRLAYYNPELHQASFALPNYLKEMLG from the coding sequence TTGAACAAACAAGCAAATACCACAGAGCAGTTGAAATCTTTAGGAAAACATATTATAGCAGAATATTTTGGTTGTGAAAAAACTCTATTAAACGATGTTGTTTTCATAGAAAAAAGTATGATAGAGGCGGCAAAAAAAGCCAATGCAACTATCATCAACTCTACATTCCACCACTTTTCACCCTATGGGGTTTCGGGAGTAGTCGTAATCCAAGAAAGCCACTTGGCTATCCATACTTGGCCCGAATATGGCTTTGCCTCGGTCGATATTTTTACGTGTGGTGAAGACATTGACCCTTGGGTTTCCTCCGAATATTTATCGGAAGCACTCCAAGCCGACCATTATTCCCCCATAGAAATGTTGAGGGGACAAAAGCACCTCTTGCCCCAACCCGCATTGCCCGAAGGGTTGGATTCCTACGAAAAAGCCGAGCACGAAGGACGGGAACTTTGGTTCACCGAGCGCACCAAAAACATGGCTCTTTCGGTGCGGCACAGTGGGGAACTACTCTTCCGAACCCAAAGTGAATTTCAGAAAATAGAGGTGTATCAGACCGAGCTTTTTGGAAAAATGTTGGTGCTTGACGGCGTGATAGCTACTACCGAGAAAGATGAAGCCGCTTACCACGAAATGCTGGCGCATGTACCTCTTCTCTCCCACTCCACACCTCAAAACATATTAGTAGTTGGCGGGGGGGACGGTGGAATTGTGAAGCAGGTTTTGATGCACCCTGAAGTAGAAAATGTGACAGTACTAGAACAAGACGAGGAAATTGTGGCCGTAAGCAAGCGATTTTTCCCAAGTATTGCTGCCCAAGGACTTGAGAATAAAAAAACATCCCTAGTACTGATGGATGCCTTCAAATTCTTTAAAAAAGTACAAAAAGAAAGTTTGGACATCATCTTGGTAGACACCGCCGATGCCGTGGGAATAGGCGAAGGAATTAATGGAGGCGAACTATTTTCACTTGCCTACGAAGCCCTAAAGCAAGATGGGATTTTAGTAACCCAAGCAGGATCGCCAAACCTCAACGATTATCAGTTCAAAGAGGTTTTCCAGAGCTTAAAGCAGCAGTTTGGTAAAGAAAATGTCCGCTGTTACCTCACTTCCATTCCAACCTACCCTTCGGGTATGTGGGGCTTGGCTCTGTGTAAAAAAGGAAGCCCGACCATCCAAATTGATTCGAAAAAACAAAAAAACTTGGTAGAAAATCACAGACTTGCTTATTACAACCCTGAGCTCCACCAAGCTTCTTTTGCCTTGCCTAATTATTTGAAGGAGATGTTGGGGTAA